The genomic segment GTTTGTTTCTTTCGGGAGCGGTGGGACTTTGTCTCATGCTCAAATCACCGAACTGGCATTGGGTTTAGAGACGAGTGAGCAAAGATTCTTGTGGGTCATCAGATGCCCAAGTGACAAATCTCCCTCCGGTCCCGACGATCCTTTATCCTATCTGCCGGAGAAGTTTCTCGACAGGACCAAGAACCGTGGCCTAGTCGTGCCTATGTGGGCGCCGCAGGCACAGATATTAGCCCACGTTTCCACCTGCGCGTTTTTATCGCACTGCGGATGGAACTCGACACTTGAGACTGTGGTGAGTGGGTTGCCATTGATTGCGTGGCCGCTGTACGCAGAACAGAAAATGAACGCCGTGTTGCTTCATGAGGATTTGAAAGTGGCGTTGAGGCCTAGAGTTGGCGAAAATGGGTTGGTGGGAAAGGTTGAAGTTTGTAATGTGGTAAAGGGTTTGATGGAAGGGGAAGAAGCGAAAGGGATTCGGAGTCGAATGAGGGTGCTTAGAGAGGGAGCGGCGAGAGCTCTGAGATCTTCGCCGGGGTTGGATGATTTGACTAAGAAATGGAAGGCTAACGTAGCTGCTAGAGCCTAGATATATAACCTTGGGTGATTTTGTCTTTGCTTGTGTGGG from the Primulina huaijiensis isolate GDHJ02 unplaced genomic scaffold, ASM1229523v2 scaffold205021, whole genome shotgun sequence genome contains:
- the LOC140966334 gene encoding UDP-glycosyltransferase 72B1-like, producing VSFGSGGTLSHAQITELALGLETSEQRFLWVIRCPSDKSPSGPDDPLSYLPEKFLDRTKNRGLVVPMWAPQAQILAHVSTCAFLSHCGWNSTLETVVSGLPLIAWPLYAEQKMNAVLLHEDLKVALRPRVGENGLVGKVEVCNVVKGLMEGEEAKGIRSRMRVLREGAARALRSSPGLDDLTKKWKANVAARA